A genomic region of Armigeres subalbatus isolate Guangzhou_Male unplaced genomic scaffold, GZ_Asu_2 Contig1440, whole genome shotgun sequence contains the following coding sequences:
- the LOC134202820 gene encoding uncharacterized protein LOC134202820, with protein sequence MLNAKHSIEECSDLATSTEFIETQHRTYNNRKALAERRTNGKLDRLLITARADNASEPVLNEKAILNVTRTTIPREMEILISMGPKFALPVQHIHPNTIYHFIADIESILRTCPDKEIQDRNRCLIGTRIQNYLSRPQPETANTLTRFYENASLVTKKFLAENPELCIVESDKGKRMVIMRLADYDTKMSELLNDSTYKELMRDPTTSIQNANNNIVKRLVDLKLIDKQTMRKLQTQTSICPRIYGQPKAHKPNLPLRPVVPNITAPTYQTSKFIANILQATFNSKYNIKDSFSFVEYIKSASIPPEHILVSFDVVSLFTNISIDRIIQSIIHRWKDIKQGTQINLDLFLEMVELCVNNSCFRFRDKYYQQTFGTAMGSPLSPILADYVMEDLLDVAKQRLSFTIPILKKYVDDLFLVLPKTEVQNTLDVFNEYDQHIQFTVELEKNGSLPFLDTIVIHREDGGMNTKWYSKPISSGRLLNYHSFHPTTMKLNVANNLIKRITQLTTSTSIEQQKHTIFQILRQNNYPSSLINRLINRLNNNHPTRPASMNDPPIININQSSTLPSLYSHRSLHHHNNQQSQQSRNSKIVIVKPNSSPTDPFQIFLY encoded by the coding sequence ATGCTAAACGCCAAACATAGCATAGAAGAATGTTCAGACCTAGCTACATCAACAGAGTTCATCGAAACACAACATAGGACGTATAATAATAGAAAAGCCTTAGCTGAACGAAGAACGAATGGAAAACTGGACCGCCTGCTCATCACCGCTCGAGCAGACAACGCATCGGAACCAGTGCTCAACGAGAAGGCGATTCTAAATGTCACCAGGACAACCATACCAAGAGAAATGGAGATCCTCATCAGCATGGGACCCAAATTTGCACTCCCAGTACAACACATTCATCCAAACACCATCTACCACTTCATTGCGGATATAGAATCTATTCTACGAACTTGTCCGGACAAAGAAATACAAGATCGTAATAGATGTCTCATAGGAACCCGCATTCAAAACTACTTGTCACGTCCACAACCGGAAACAGCAAACACCCTCACTCGTTTCTATGAAAATGCATCGTTGGTAACGAAAAAGTTCTTAGCAGAGAACCCTGAGCTATGTATTGTTGAGTCCGACAAAGGAAAAAGAATGGTAATAATGCGACTCGCTGACTACGATACAAAAATGAGCGAACTTCTAAATGACTCTACGTATAAGGAACTCATGAGGGATCCAACCACCAGCATTCAAAACGCCAATAACAACATAGTCAAACGACTGGTAGATCTCAAGCTTATCGACAAACAAACCATGCGAAAACTGCAGACTCAAACATCAATCTGCCCTCGAATATATGGTCAACcaaaagcgcacaagcccaatcTTCCACTACGCCCAGTAGTCCCCAACATCACAGCACCCACATACCAGACGTCCAAGTTCATAGCCAACATACTTCAAGCTACGTTCAACAGTAAATACAACATCAAAGACAGTTTCAGTTTCGTGGAATACATTAAATCCGCAAGTATTCCACCAGAACACATACTCGTTTCGTTCGATGTTGTATCCCTATTCACCAACATATCCATAGACAGAATCATACAAAGCATTATACATCGGTGGAAAGACATAAAACAGGGTACACAAATTAACTTGGATCTATTCCTCGAAATGGTAGAGCTATGTGTGAACAACAGCTGTTTCCGATTTAGGGATAAATACTACCAACAGACGTTCGGAACTGCTATGGGTAGTCCATTATCGCCTATATTGGCTGACTATGTTATGGAAGATCTACTAGACGTCGCCAAACAAAGATTATCTTTCACCATACCAATTCTTAAAAAGTACGTAGACGATCTTTTCCTCGTACTACCCAAAACTGAAGTACAAAACACCCTGGATGTCTTCAACGAATATGACCAACACATTCAGTTTACCGTAGAATTGGAGAAAAATGGCTCATTACCCTTCCTAGATACCATAGTCATTCATAGAGAGGACGGTGGTATGAATACAAAGTGGTATTCCAAACCCATCTCCTCGGGACGTCTACTAAATTACCATTCTTTCCATCCAACAACCATGAAGCTGAATGTAGCAAACAATCTCATCAAACGTATAACGCAGCTCACAACTAGCACATCCATAGAACAGCAGAAACACACAATTTTCCAAATCCTCCGTCAGAACAACTATCCGTCATCACTAATTAATCGTCTCATCAACCGTCTCAACAACAACCATCCAACACGCCCAGCATCAATGAATGACCCGCCTATCATCAACATCAATCAATCCTCAACACTTCCATCGCTCTACAGTCACCGCAGCCTACATCATCACAACAATCAGCAATCTCAACAATCTCGCAATTCCAAAATTGTCATCGTGAAACCGAATTCGTCACCTACAGATCCATTCCAAATATTCCTATATTAA
- the LOC134202821 gene encoding uncharacterized protein LOC134202821 yields the protein MKLNVANNLIKRIMQLTTSTSIEEQKHTIFQILRQNNYPSSLINRLINRLNNNHPTRPASMNDPPIININQSSTLPSLYSHQAAPPPSLPPSTPQPTSSQQSAISTISQFQNSHRETEFVTYRSIPNIPILSRSVSEILKRDYASVKIATRNIKTTKTLLKPVKDPVPPLEQHNVIYSIPCSDCEKVYIGMTTNQLKKRLSGHKSNVNKHLQTTPNDTQAKTALIQHMMEYQHTFSLDGTKIVDRTFRPSALPMLEMCHIHNTPNTVNYRTDVDGLNSTYAGILHTTKKLSRTQKVRSNTQNITTAVDINE from the coding sequence ATGAAGCTGAATGTAGCAAACAATCTCATCAAACGTATAATGCAGCTCACAACTAGCACATCCATAGAAGAGCAGAAACACACCATTTTCCAAATCCTCCGTCAGAACAACTATCCGTCATCACTAATTAATCGTCTCATCAACCGTCTCAACAACAACCATCCAACACGCCCAGCATCAATGAATGACCCGCCTATCATCAACATCAATCAATCCTCAACACTTCCATCGCTCTACAGTCACCAAGCAGCACCACCGCCATCCCTTCCACCCAGTACACCGCAGCCTACATCATCACAACAATCAGCAATCTCAACAATCTCCCAATTCCAAAATAGTCATCGTGAAACCGAATTCGTCACCTACAGATCCATTCCAAATATTCCTATATTAAGCCGGTCAGTATCAGAAATCCTGAAAAGAGATTACGCATCAGTTAAAATAGCCACAAGAAACATCAAAACTACAAAAACACTCCTGAAACCTGTAAAAGACCCAGTACCCCCACTAGAACAACACAATGTCATTTACAGCATACCATGTAGTGATTGCGAGAAGGTTTACATCGGTATGACCACCAACCAACTCAAAAAACGATTGAGTGGAcataaatcaaatgtaaacaaacatctACAAACAACACCAAACGATACACAAGCAAAAACCGCTCTGATACAACACATGATGGAATACCAGCACACATTCTCCCTCGATGGTACGAAAATAGTCGATCGCACATTCAGACCGTCTGCTCTACCGATGTTAGAAATGTGTCATATACACAATACACCTAACACGGTCAACTATCGTACAGATGTAGATGGGTTAAACAGTACGTATGCTGGTATTTTACATACTACTAAAAAACTCTCTCGCACtcaaaaagtaagaagtaacaCACAGAACATCACAACAGCAGTCGACATAAATGAATAG